From Streptomyces qinzhouensis, one genomic window encodes:
- a CDS encoding thioesterase II family protein, translated as MRSPAEERWLRRFRDDAACGTKLVCFPHAGGWATAYHGWPQGLPPDVGVLAVRYPGREDRLGDPFPAGLEALADEVADALAGPARDRLVLFGHSMGASVAHEVALRLQKRGFPPAALCVSGRRPPHALAGMRQLFGTDEEIIADVVGFDESRAPVFADPELREILLPAVRADYRLVDEYPGGLRPPLDCPVYGYTGDADSEVTPDQMRGWADMTHAAFRLRVLPGGHFYLRAEEAELLADLRNVLGELPHRTKASG; from the coding sequence ATGAGGAGTCCGGCTGAAGAGCGGTGGCTGCGCCGCTTCCGTGACGACGCCGCCTGCGGGACGAAGCTGGTCTGCTTCCCGCATGCCGGCGGCTGGGCGACCGCCTATCACGGCTGGCCTCAGGGGCTGCCGCCGGACGTCGGCGTGCTCGCGGTCCGCTACCCGGGCCGGGAGGACCGGCTCGGCGATCCGTTCCCCGCCGGTCTCGAGGCCCTGGCCGACGAGGTGGCCGACGCGCTCGCCGGACCGGCCCGGGACCGCCTGGTGCTGTTCGGCCACAGCATGGGGGCCTCGGTGGCCCACGAGGTGGCGCTGCGGCTCCAGAAGCGGGGGTTCCCGCCGGCCGCCCTGTGCGTGTCCGGCAGACGGCCGCCGCATGCGCTGGCGGGCATGCGGCAGCTCTTCGGCACGGACGAGGAGATCATCGCGGATGTCGTGGGCTTCGACGAGAGCCGCGCCCCGGTCTTCGCCGACCCCGAACTGCGGGAGATCCTGCTGCCCGCGGTCCGAGCGGACTACCGGCTGGTGGACGAGTACCCCGGGGGCCTCCGGCCGCCGCTCGACTGTCCGGTGTACGGCTACACCGGTGACGCCGATTCCGAGGTCACCCCGGATCAGATGCGGGGCTGGGCGGATATGACGCACGCCGCCTTCCGGCTCCGGGTGCTGCCCGGCGGGCATTTCTACCTCAGGGCCGAGGAGGCCGAGCTGCTGGCGGACCTGAGGAACGTCCTGGGGGAGCTCCCGCACCGTACGAAGGCGTCCGGGTAA
- a CDS encoding lysine N(6)-hydroxylase/L-ornithine N(5)-oxygenase family protein: protein MSDREHETYDVVGIGFGPSNLSLAIALEESRANGPEKEIDGLFFERQPRFGWHRNMLLPSATMQISFLKDLVTFRNPTSRFSFISYLHASGRLPQFVNNQDFFPTRQEFHQYLEWAQSQVADRISYGSEVLSVRLPEGTLPEQSDTLLLDVADASGQGRRTVETRNVVISTGLVPSMPEGTERDERVWHSSEFLARYRRTNPAELRRVAVVGAGQSAAEIARFLYDELPHAQVYAVIPSYGYAVADDTPYANQIFDPAAVDDYYFGTEQTREAFWRYHRNTNYSVVDDEVIRDLYRRTYADEVQDVQRLHFLNLTRVTGVKRAGTETRVTLQVGPDSEVRELDFDVLVCATGYKSMEPTELLGDLDRHCLRDESGRYRVERDYRIVTAPEMRCGIYLQGGTEHTHGLTSSLLSNLAIRSGEIAESIVTRRAEQRLLRRPC from the coding sequence ATGAGTGATCGTGAACACGAGACCTACGATGTCGTCGGCATCGGATTCGGTCCGTCCAATCTGTCGCTCGCCATCGCCCTGGAGGAGTCCCGGGCGAACGGTCCGGAGAAAGAGATCGACGGCCTCTTCTTCGAGCGCCAGCCCCGCTTCGGCTGGCACCGCAATATGCTGCTGCCGTCGGCGACCATGCAGATATCCTTTCTCAAGGACCTGGTGACCTTCCGTAACCCGACCTCGCGTTTCAGCTTCATCTCCTATCTGCACGCATCGGGCCGGCTTCCGCAGTTCGTCAACAACCAGGACTTCTTCCCGACCCGTCAGGAGTTCCACCAGTATCTGGAGTGGGCGCAGTCACAGGTCGCCGACCGCATCTCGTACGGCTCCGAAGTGCTGTCGGTCCGGCTTCCGGAGGGCACCCTGCCGGAGCAGTCGGACACCCTGCTGCTGGATGTGGCGGATGCCTCCGGCCAGGGTCGCCGTACCGTCGAGACCCGGAATGTGGTGATCTCGACGGGCCTGGTCCCGAGCATGCCCGAGGGCACCGAACGCGACGAACGGGTCTGGCACAGCTCCGAGTTCCTGGCGAGGTACCGCCGGACGAACCCCGCCGAACTACGCCGGGTCGCCGTGGTCGGGGCGGGTCAGAGCGCGGCCGAGATCGCCAGATTCCTGTACGACGAGCTTCCGCACGCCCAGGTGTACGCGGTCATACCCTCGTACGGCTACGCCGTCGCCGACGACACCCCCTATGCCAATCAGATCTTCGACCCGGCGGCCGTCGACGACTACTACTTCGGCACCGAGCAGACCCGGGAAGCGTTCTGGCGCTACCACCGGAACACGAACTACTCGGTCGTCGACGACGAGGTGATCCGGGATCTGTACCGCAGGACCTACGCCGACGAAGTACAGGACGTCCAACGCCTTCATTTCCTCAATCTGACGAGGGTCACCGGAGTGAAACGCGCCGGTACCGAAACCCGGGTCACGCTGCAGGTGGGCCCCGACAGCGAAGTCCGCGAACTCGATTTCGATGTACTCGTCTGCGCGACCGGCTACAAGTCGATGGAACCCACCGAGCTCCTCGGCGACCTCGACCGCCACTGTCTGCGCGACGAATCGGGCCGATACCGGGTCGAGCGGGATTACCGCATCGTCACCGCCCCTGAAATGCGCTGCGGTATCTATCTCCAGGGCGGTACCGAGCACACCCACGGGCTGACCTCCTCGCTGCTGTCGAATCTCGCGATACGGAGCGGTGAGATCGCCGAGTCCATCGTGACGCGCCGTGCGGAGCAGCGACTGCTGCGCCGACCGTGCTGA
- a CDS encoding DUF4097 family beta strand repeat-containing protein — MPAFETPEPISVTIDMGVGDVQIIAEDRTDTVVEVRPTDDTDESDLKAAEQATVDYADGVLTVRTPKSKKLDFSRKTRSVDVSIVVPSGSVLRAESEVADLRCSGRLGECAYKTSMGHVQLDHTGPLRLRTGGGRVTVARVDGDAEIITGTGRIRIGEVDGAVVARNSNGNTEIRKVTGDIRIRCANGDISVEHAWGPRTEAETANGSIRVGEVTRGTVALKTATGDVEIGLGAGLPAKLDLSTGFGRVLNTLESVAESSEKSIEVKAKTSHGDIAIHRA; from the coding sequence ATGCCTGCTTTTGAGACCCCCGAACCGATCTCCGTCACGATCGACATGGGGGTCGGCGATGTACAGATCATCGCCGAGGACCGGACCGACACCGTCGTCGAGGTACGGCCGACCGATGACACCGACGAGTCGGATCTGAAGGCGGCCGAGCAGGCCACCGTCGACTACGCCGACGGTGTGCTGACGGTCAGGACCCCGAAGTCCAAGAAGCTGGACTTCTCCCGGAAGACCCGCTCGGTCGACGTGTCGATCGTGGTGCCCAGCGGTTCGGTCCTGCGCGCCGAATCGGAAGTGGCGGACCTGCGCTGCTCCGGCCGCCTCGGGGAGTGCGCGTACAAGACGTCCATGGGGCACGTCCAGCTCGACCACACCGGTCCGCTGCGCCTGAGGACCGGCGGCGGCCGGGTCACCGTCGCCCGGGTCGACGGCGATGCCGAGATCATCACGGGCACCGGGCGGATCCGGATCGGCGAGGTCGACGGAGCCGTCGTGGCCAGGAACTCCAACGGCAATACGGAGATCCGCAAGGTCACCGGCGATATCCGGATCCGCTGCGCCAACGGCGATATCTCCGTCGAGCACGCCTGGGGTCCCAGGACCGAGGCCGAAACCGCGAACGGCAGCATCCGGGTCGGGGAAGTGACCCGCGGTACGGTCGCGCTCAAGACCGCCACGGGAGATGTGGAGATCGGACTCGGCGCGGGTCTTCCGGCGAAGCTGGACCTGTCCACGGGATTCGGCCGGGTGCTCAACACGCTGGAG
- a CDS encoding DUF4097 family beta strand repeat-containing protein, which produces MPTFATPQPVNVTLTTAGARVRIAASDRPDTVVRVQPVNSANASHVKVAEGTKVDLSGRELSVSTTKSGEKNGSVVITIELPAGSGLALNTAWTEVRADGPLGHCELDLASGQVELDRIAALRARFTAGSVAIGHIAGSAEVDGGSAGLRIGEVAGVLKYQGATGKIWIGHALSDVELSSAQGSFDIDRAEGSVNATADNCPIRIGRMTRGLAKLMNGSGGIEIGIGQGTAAQVDAKSTKGAVRNSLPAQDAPGGVLGESVKVYARTRLDDIVVHRTAV; this is translated from the coding sequence ATGCCTACTTTCGCCACGCCGCAGCCGGTCAACGTCACGCTGACCACCGCCGGCGCCAGGGTGCGGATCGCCGCGAGCGACCGGCCGGACACGGTGGTCCGGGTTCAGCCCGTCAACAGCGCGAACGCGTCGCATGTGAAGGTGGCCGAGGGCACCAAGGTCGACCTCTCGGGCCGTGAGCTGTCGGTCAGTACGACCAAGTCGGGTGAGAAGAACGGTTCGGTCGTCATCACGATCGAACTGCCCGCCGGCTCCGGGCTCGCCCTGAACACCGCCTGGACGGAGGTCCGGGCCGACGGTCCGCTCGGCCACTGCGAGCTGGACCTCGCGTCGGGGCAGGTCGAACTCGACCGCATCGCCGCACTGCGGGCGCGCTTCACGGCGGGTTCGGTCGCCATCGGGCATATCGCGGGGTCCGCCGAGGTCGACGGCGGCTCGGCCGGACTGCGGATCGGTGAGGTCGCGGGGGTCCTCAAGTACCAGGGGGCGACCGGGAAGATCTGGATCGGCCATGCCCTGTCCGATGTCGAACTCAGCAGCGCCCAGGGGAGTTTCGACATCGACCGCGCCGAGGGCAGTGTCAACGCCACGGCGGACAACTGCCCGATCCGGATCGGCCGGATGACCCGCGGTCTGGCGAAGCTGATGAACGGCTCCGGAGGGATCGAGATCGGTATCGGCCAGGGCACCGCCGCCCAGGTGGATGCCAAGAGCACGAAGGGGGCGGTACGCAACTCGCTGCCGGCCCAGGACGCCCCCGGCGGTGTGCTCGGCGAGAGCGTCAAGGTGTACGCCCGGACCCGCCTCGACGACATCGTCGTTCACCGCACGGCGGTCTGA
- a CDS encoding non-ribosomal peptide synthetase: MIRVRSFSASSAQKGLWLAQKMSPETLNNALVMWDVDGELDTAVMESAFRHVMGEAEVLRLNFVDDGSGLRQILREPEDWQPFALDVSAAADPEQAARDALADVVGKPFDLERDLLLRLGTVRLSPARSLVVIAYHHLVSDGYGAGGLLSRRLAEVYTALIRDAPIPELPHPWDIESFAAEAAEYRGSEAFADDTEFWRGYLTDAPAPAQVPRIALSDAARAALSEPTGRADRWSRLAGSIGMSSRTLTVPRAEADAWTESAKSLGVWMSSLLAAAAAVFLRHRCDRPELLFSLAVANRGGAAVTTPGMAANVVPLRVAVPLGATFTEIADTVVDEMYKILGHTACHYSDIQQASGVSLNGRGNFGAVLNVVEFAEQLHFDTSPARHLGATVGAFDELAIGVYTDGTADSDLHLRLDAPESLYSGAELRFIGEELITYIRAVLDGPELPVGALDLLTGPERDRVLTAPELPDDPHGPEPTVPDLFAQQVARDPGATAVVCGDTELSYRELDERSSRVARALRRRGVGPETVVAVALPRSADLVVALLGVAKAGGVQLPVDPAAPAVRTGPAAGGPPVGLLLTDPATAGALPAGEDVPTLLFDSIRPTADTDTDTYTDNSVEGVRAEPGPLYGDGLLALVYGSGAAGTTPTAGVTHRNIRRFVTDPRWREGARGTVLWHAPPTSDALALEVWAPLLNGGRIVVAPPDGQDADALTGLCEAHGITTVRLPAGLFSAIAAERPHSLAGLREVWTGGDRVSAAAVRRVREACPGLTLVIGHGPAEATGFAAARRLTADEPEYRAGTVGRPMDGTALYVLGPGLAPVPEGVTGELYVAGPGLARGLPGRPGPTAERFVPCPYGPPGGLMYRTGERVRRGTDGGPEYLGRADTQAEIRGITVDSAAIEEALAEHPGLALTVVAAGRDGAGQRRLAAYAVPAAARGGGDGPGVPTAEELRRFAAGRLPEFMVPSVFVVLERLPMTPGGRVDRAALPAPAFDDNRYRAPRDHTERVLAEAFADVLELDRIGIDQDFFDLGGNSLRAIRLVGLIRAELNFEVSIRTLFAARTIAGLSDMRKDLAPSSRPALRRRTQEGEVL; the protein is encoded by the coding sequence ATGATCCGTGTGCGTTCGTTCAGTGCGTCGTCCGCGCAAAAAGGGCTTTGGCTCGCGCAGAAAATGTCCCCCGAAACACTGAACAATGCGCTGGTCATGTGGGACGTGGACGGTGAACTGGACACAGCCGTCATGGAATCCGCATTCCGGCATGTGATGGGCGAAGCGGAAGTACTGCGGCTCAATTTCGTCGACGACGGAAGCGGACTGCGGCAGATTCTCCGCGAACCGGAGGACTGGCAGCCGTTCGCCCTGGACGTCAGCGCCGCGGCCGACCCCGAACAGGCGGCCCGCGACGCGCTGGCCGACGTGGTCGGGAAACCCTTCGACCTGGAGCGCGATCTGCTGCTCCGGCTGGGCACGGTCAGACTCTCACCGGCCCGCTCCCTCGTGGTGATCGCCTACCACCACCTCGTATCGGACGGGTACGGCGCGGGAGGTCTGCTGTCACGGCGCCTCGCCGAGGTGTACACGGCGCTGATCCGGGACGCGCCGATACCGGAGCTGCCGCACCCCTGGGACATCGAGTCGTTCGCCGCCGAAGCGGCGGAGTACCGCGGTTCCGAGGCGTTCGCCGACGATACGGAGTTCTGGCGCGGCTATCTGACGGACGCGCCCGCCCCCGCCCAGGTACCACGCATCGCCCTGTCCGACGCCGCCCGGGCCGCGCTCTCGGAGCCGACGGGCCGCGCCGACCGCTGGTCGCGACTGGCCGGCTCGATCGGCATGTCGAGCCGGACGCTGACCGTTCCGCGCGCCGAGGCGGACGCCTGGACCGAGTCCGCGAAGTCCCTGGGCGTCTGGATGTCGTCGCTGCTGGCCGCGGCCGCCGCGGTGTTCCTCCGGCACCGCTGCGACCGTCCCGAACTCCTCTTCTCGCTGGCCGTGGCCAACCGCGGCGGGGCGGCGGTCACCACCCCCGGAATGGCGGCGAACGTGGTCCCGCTCCGGGTGGCGGTTCCGCTCGGCGCGACCTTCACCGAGATCGCGGACACCGTCGTCGACGAGATGTACAAGATCCTCGGCCACACCGCCTGCCACTACTCGGACATCCAGCAGGCGAGCGGAGTGAGCCTGAACGGCCGTGGCAACTTCGGCGCCGTCCTCAACGTCGTCGAGTTCGCCGAGCAGCTCCACTTCGACACCAGCCCCGCCCGCCACCTCGGCGCGACGGTCGGAGCCTTCGACGAACTGGCGATCGGCGTCTACACCGACGGGACCGCCGACAGCGATCTTCACCTCCGGCTCGACGCCCCCGAGAGCCTGTACTCCGGCGCCGAACTGCGCTTCATCGGCGAGGAGCTGATCACGTACATCCGTGCCGTACTGGACGGACCGGAGCTGCCGGTCGGGGCACTCGACCTGCTGACCGGCCCCGAACGGGACCGGGTGCTCACGGCACCGGAGCTCCCGGACGACCCCCACGGTCCGGAGCCGACGGTTCCGGACCTGTTCGCTCAGCAGGTGGCGCGGGACCCCGGGGCGACCGCGGTGGTCTGCGGGGACACGGAGCTCTCGTACCGGGAACTGGACGAGCGGTCGAGCCGGGTGGCCCGGGCACTGCGGCGCCGTGGCGTCGGCCCCGAGACGGTCGTCGCGGTCGCCCTGCCCCGTTCGGCGGACCTGGTCGTCGCCCTGCTGGGGGTGGCGAAGGCGGGCGGGGTCCAGCTGCCCGTCGACCCGGCGGCCCCGGCGGTGCGGACCGGACCGGCGGCCGGCGGCCCTCCGGTGGGTCTGCTGCTCACCGACCCGGCCACGGCCGGGGCGCTGCCCGCCGGTGAGGACGTACCGACACTGCTCTTCGACTCCATCCGTCCGACCGCCGACACCGACACCGACACTTACACCGACAATTCCGTCGAGGGCGTACGAGCGGAGCCGGGCCCGCTGTACGGGGACGGGCTGCTGGCCCTGGTGTACGGCTCCGGGGCGGCCGGAACGACCCCCACGGCCGGGGTGACGCACCGGAACATACGGCGGTTCGTCACGGACCCCCGGTGGCGCGAAGGCGCCCGCGGCACCGTGCTCTGGCATGCGCCGCCCACCTCCGACGCGCTCGCCCTCGAGGTGTGGGCGCCGCTGCTCAACGGCGGCCGGATCGTGGTGGCCCCGCCGGACGGACAGGACGCCGACGCGCTCACCGGCCTGTGCGAGGCGCACGGCATCACCACCGTCCGGCTGCCCGCCGGCCTGTTCTCGGCGATCGCGGCCGAACGCCCCCACAGCCTCGCCGGGCTGCGGGAGGTGTGGACCGGCGGCGACCGGGTGTCCGCGGCCGCGGTACGACGGGTACGGGAAGCCTGCCCCGGCCTCACACTCGTCATCGGTCACGGTCCGGCGGAGGCGACCGGGTTCGCCGCGGCGCGGCGACTGACCGCGGACGAACCCGAGTACCGCGCGGGCACGGTCGGCCGGCCGATGGACGGTACCGCCCTCTATGTCCTCGGCCCGGGACTCGCCCCGGTCCCCGAGGGGGTGACCGGAGAGCTGTACGTGGCGGGGCCCGGCCTCGCGCGCGGTCTGCCCGGCAGGCCCGGACCGACCGCGGAGCGGTTCGTACCCTGTCCGTACGGTCCGCCCGGCGGGCTCATGTACCGGACCGGGGAACGGGTGCGACGGGGCACCGACGGCGGCCCGGAGTATCTGGGCCGGGCCGACACCCAGGCCGAGATCCGGGGGATCACGGTCGATTCGGCCGCGATCGAGGAGGCGCTGGCCGAGCACCCCGGGCTGGCGCTGACCGTGGTGGCCGCCGGGCGGGACGGCGCCGGGCAGCGGCGGCTGGCGGCCTACGCGGTTCCCGCGGCCGCCCGCGGGGGCGGGGACGGCCCCGGCGTCCCGACGGCCGAGGAACTGCGCCGGTTCGCCGCCGGGCGGCTGCCGGAGTTCATGGTGCCGTCGGTCTTCGTGGTGCTGGAGCGGCTGCCGATGACACCCGGCGGACGGGTGGACCGGGCGGCCCTGCCGGCGCCCGCGTTCGACGACAACCGCTACCGGGCACCGCGCGACCACACCGAACGGGTCCTGGCCGAGGCGTTCGCCGATGTCCTCGAACTCGACCGGATCGGCATCGACCAGGACTTCTTCGACCTCGGCGGCAACTCGCTGCGGGCGATCAGGCTGGTCGGTCTGATCCGGGCGGAGCTGAACTTCGAGGTGTCCATCCGCACCTTGTTCGCGGCCCGCACCATCGCCGGTCTGTCGGACATGCGGAAGGACCTCGCCCCGTCGAGCCGGCCGGCCCTGCGCCGGCGGACCCAGGAGGGCGAGGTCCTCTGA